Proteins encoded in a region of the Dethiosulfovibrio salsuginis genome:
- a CDS encoding adenylate kinase: protein MRIILIGPPGAGKGTQAEKIVERHGVAHISTGDILRANVKAGTELGVKAKGYMDSGKLVPDDLIIEMVESRLQEKDCEKGFLLDGFPRTVPQAEALDQLLTRLNIALDGVILLDVDDETVVNRLSGRRMCRGCGKIFNVSYKPSSKGDICDSCDGQLYQRDDDHESVIRNRLEVYHEQTAPLVTYYLAREQLFKVDAVKGDDVPDKIDAIVGRS, encoded by the coding sequence ATGAGGATTATACTCATCGGCCCTCCTGGAGCCGGCAAAGGAACCCAGGCGGAAAAAATCGTTGAGCGACACGGAGTGGCTCATATCTCCACCGGCGATATCCTCAGGGCCAACGTAAAAGCGGGCACTGAACTGGGCGTAAAGGCGAAGGGATACATGGACTCAGGGAAGCTAGTCCCTGATGACCTGATCATAGAGATGGTCGAGTCCAGGCTTCAGGAGAAAGACTGCGAAAAAGGCTTTCTCCTGGACGGATTCCCCAGGACGGTGCCTCAGGCAGAGGCTCTGGACCAGCTTCTTACCAGACTTAACATAGCCCTGGACGGGGTAATACTGCTGGACGTAGACGATGAAACCGTCGTCAATAGGCTCTCAGGTCGTCGTATGTGCAGAGGTTGCGGGAAGATCTTCAACGTATCCTACAAACCATCCTCAAAAGGGGATATCTGCGACAGCTGTGATGGCCAGCTTTACCAGAGAGACGACGACCACGAATCTGTCATCAGGAACAGGCTGGAGGTCTATCACGAACAGACCGCACCGTTAGTCACCTATTACCTCGCCAGAGAACAGCTCTTTAAAGTGGATGCGGTAAAAGGCGACGACGTGCCCGATAAGATCGACGCTATAGTTGGACGGTCCTGA
- the secY gene encoding preprotein translocase subunit SecY produces the protein MIDSFRDAFRLPDLKRRILFTLGMLFVFRLGAHVPTPGIDSAAMAHLFEGGGVLGFLDMFAGGALRRFSIFALGVAPYINASIVMQLLVVVFPALEKMQKEGPEGQKKIIQITRLSAVGFASIQAIGMVLWLERIGVFTGGLFFMITAMVTIVAGAVAVMWLGEEISDHGIGNGISLLIFAGIVARLPEAVIRTWSMIRLGEIHVLVILLSLIVMVAVIAGCIVLQEGQRRLPVQYAKKVVGNKVYGGQSTFIPLKVNQGGVMPIIFASSILIFPYTVLKFFSGDFAVRLQNMMAPGSPVYTVLYVLLILFFAYFYTAMVFNPADIANNMKKYGGFILGIRPGKPTSDYIEKVMSRITLGGATFLAVIALIPNLMTNLMGITTFYFGGTAVLIVVGVALDLVHQIEGKLLMRHYEGILKRRNGAAGAGLLRF, from the coding sequence GTGATCGACTCCTTCCGTGATGCATTCAGGCTTCCTGACCTTAAGAGGCGGATACTCTTCACCTTAGGTATGCTCTTCGTCTTTAGGCTGGGAGCTCACGTTCCTACCCCCGGAATAGACTCGGCGGCTATGGCCCACCTTTTCGAGGGAGGCGGAGTTCTTGGATTCCTGGACATGTTCGCCGGAGGTGCTCTGAGGCGCTTTAGCATATTCGCCCTTGGAGTGGCCCCTTACATCAACGCCAGCATCGTCATGCAGCTACTGGTAGTAGTGTTCCCGGCTCTTGAAAAAATGCAAAAGGAAGGACCGGAAGGACAGAAGAAAATCATCCAGATAACCAGGTTGAGTGCCGTCGGATTCGCATCGATCCAGGCTATAGGCATGGTCCTCTGGCTTGAGCGGATAGGGGTATTCACCGGTGGCCTCTTCTTCATGATCACGGCCATGGTTACCATAGTCGCCGGAGCTGTTGCGGTTATGTGGCTTGGCGAGGAAATCTCCGATCACGGAATAGGAAACGGCATCTCCCTGTTGATCTTCGCCGGAATCGTCGCCAGGCTTCCTGAAGCGGTGATCAGGACATGGAGCATGATCCGTCTTGGAGAGATCCACGTCCTGGTTATACTTCTCAGCCTCATAGTCATGGTAGCGGTTATCGCTGGATGTATCGTCCTTCAGGAAGGTCAGCGTCGTCTGCCTGTACAGTACGCCAAAAAAGTCGTGGGAAACAAAGTCTACGGCGGACAGAGTACATTCATACCGTTAAAGGTCAACCAGGGAGGGGTCATGCCCATAATCTTCGCATCCTCTATCCTCATATTCCCCTACACGGTATTGAAGTTCTTCTCCGGTGACTTTGCGGTCAGGCTTCAGAACATGATGGCTCCTGGGAGTCCGGTTTACACCGTTCTCTACGTGCTTCTTATCCTGTTCTTCGCCTACTTCTACACCGCCATGGTCTTCAACCCGGCGGACATAGCTAACAACATGAAGAAGTACGGCGGGTTTATCCTCGGTATACGCCCTGGCAAACCGACCTCTGACTACATAGAGAAGGTAATGTCTCGGATCACCTTAGGGGGGGCGACCTTCCTCGCTGTAATAGCCTTGATACCTAACTTGATGACCAACCTCATGGGGATAACCACCTTCTACTTCGGTGGAACGGCGGTCCTAATAGTGGTTGGAGTTGCCCTTGACCTGGTACACCAGATAGAGGGTAAGCTCTTGATGAGGCATTACGAGGGAATCCTCAAACGTCGTAACGGTGCCGCTGGAGCGGGACTTTTGAGGTTCTAG
- the rplO gene encoding 50S ribosomal protein L15, with product MNLNDLHPAPGTKRKAKRVGCGIGCGNGKTSGRGHKGQKSRSGGGVRPGFEGGQMPLVRRTPKRGFSNFRFGTSYQVINLDLLENRFDAGSVVTAIELEAKRLIRSKDGLVKVLAKGDLTKALTVRANAFSAEAIKKIESAGGKAEVI from the coding sequence GTGAATCTCAACGACCTGCACCCTGCACCGGGTACAAAGCGGAAGGCTAAAAGGGTCGGCTGTGGCATAGGCTGCGGCAACGGCAAGACCTCCGGACGTGGACACAAAGGACAGAAATCGAGAAGCGGCGGCGGCGTTCGCCCCGGATTTGAGGGAGGCCAGATGCCTCTTGTCCGTAGAACCCCCAAAAGAGGGTTCAGCAACTTCCGTTTCGGGACATCATACCAGGTAATCAACCTGGACCTTCTGGAGAATCGTTTTGACGCCGGTTCGGTAGTTACCGCCATCGAGCTGGAGGCCAAACGTCTCATCCGCAGTAAGGACGGTCTGGTTAAAGTCTTGGCGAAGGGAGATCTGACCAAGGCCCTTACCGTTCGAGCCAACGCCTTCAGTGCTGAGGCCATAAAGAAGATCGAGTCTGCCGGCGGGAAAGCCGAGGTGATCTGA
- the rpmD gene encoding 50S ribosomal protein L30: protein MAKLLITWRKSAIGRPPRQGRTVKALGLKKLNSTVIHEDTPQIRGMVAKVAHLVECSPIEE from the coding sequence ATGGCTAAACTTCTCATTACCTGGAGAAAAAGCGCAATAGGCCGTCCTCCCAGACAGGGTAGAACGGTAAAGGCCCTAGGGCTTAAAAAACTGAACTCGACGGTGATCCACGAGGACACCCCTCAGATAAGAGGCATGGTGGCCAAAGTGGCCCATCTGGTTGAGTGCTCGCCAATTGAGGAATAA
- the rpsE gene encoding 30S ribosomal protein S5 codes for MNGRQTSSDMLERVVAINRVSKVVKGGKRFRFSVLVVVGDGEHKVGVGMGKAREISEAVRKGIESAKKDLRTVKKVGKTIPHPILGRFGSAEVLLKPAAPGTGVIAGGVVRAIMELGGVKDVLTKVVGRTNNPINVARATLDAVGAMRTPDEILALRGKKRTQEAE; via the coding sequence ATGAACGGTAGACAGACCAGTTCCGATATGCTGGAGCGAGTCGTTGCCATTAACCGTGTCAGCAAGGTCGTAAAAGGCGGAAAGAGATTCCGTTTCAGCGTCCTGGTTGTAGTCGGAGACGGCGAACATAAAGTAGGAGTAGGCATGGGTAAAGCCCGAGAGATATCCGAGGCTGTCAGAAAGGGAATAGAGTCCGCCAAGAAGGACCTTCGTACCGTTAAGAAGGTAGGCAAGACCATTCCCCATCCTATACTGGGTAGATTCGGCTCCGCCGAAGTTCTGCTCAAGCCTGCCGCCCCCGGTACGGGAGTTATCGCCGGTGGTGTTGTCCGTGCCATCATGGAGCTCGGCGGGGTCAAAGACGTCCTCACCAAAGTCGTAGGACGTACCAACAACCCCATCAACGTCGCCAGGGCAACCCTGGACGCTGTGGGCGCCATGAGAACCCCTGACGAAATCCTGGCTCTCCGCGGTAAAAAGCGGACCCAGGAGGCCGAATAG
- the rplR gene encoding 50S ribosomal protein L18, which translates to MIKMKSRNTMRVVRHNRLRKRLAGTPERPRMSVFRSLSEIYVQIIDDAAGHTLVSASTIDKALRSELSSHGTVEAAKAVGSLVARRALEKGITEVVFDRGGHMFHGRVKALAEAARESGLKL; encoded by the coding sequence ATGATCAAAATGAAAAGCAGAAACACCATGAGGGTCGTCCGGCACAACCGCCTGAGAAAGAGGCTTGCCGGAACCCCCGAGCGCCCCAGGATGTCGGTATTCAGGAGCCTCAGCGAGATCTACGTGCAGATCATAGACGACGCTGCAGGTCACACCCTGGTGTCCGCCTCCACCATAGACAAGGCCCTCAGGTCCGAGCTCTCGAGTCACGGAACCGTCGAGGCCGCCAAGGCTGTCGGATCTCTGGTAGCCCGCAGGGCTCTGGAGAAAGGCATCACCGAAGTGGTATTCGACAGGGGCGGTCATATGTTTCACGGTCGCGTAAAGGCGTTGGCCGAGGCCGCTCGCGAGTCGGGCCTTAAGCTGTAA
- the rplF gene encoding 50S ribosomal protein L6: MSRIGRKIIALPNGSSVDVVNDKIVVKGPKGELSMPVIEDISLQVADGTVLVQRANEMKKTKAAHGMVRAMVQNMVTGVTDGYETKLEIVGVGYKAQMQGKDLLLNLGFSHPVVHEAPEGIEFATDGPTRISVKGIDKQVVGQTAAIIRGYRPPEPYKGKGIRYQGEHIIRKAGKAGSK, translated from the coding sequence ATGTCGAGAATCGGACGTAAAATCATCGCCCTTCCTAACGGATCTTCCGTGGACGTGGTGAACGATAAAATCGTCGTTAAGGGACCTAAGGGAGAGCTCTCTATGCCCGTCATAGAGGACATCTCTCTTCAGGTGGCCGACGGAACCGTCTTGGTCCAGAGGGCCAACGAGATGAAGAAGACCAAAGCCGCCCACGGCATGGTCAGAGCTATGGTCCAGAACATGGTGACCGGTGTCACCGACGGCTACGAGACCAAGCTCGAGATCGTGGGAGTCGGCTACAAGGCTCAGATGCAGGGCAAAGACCTCCTTCTTAACCTTGGCTTTTCCCATCCCGTCGTCCATGAGGCACCGGAGGGTATCGAGTTTGCCACCGACGGTCCTACCAGGATAAGCGTCAAAGGCATAGACAAACAGGTGGTCGGTCAGACCGCCGCCATCATCAGAGGTTATCGTCCGCCTGAGCCCTACAAGGGCAAGGGAATTCGCTACCAGGGCGAGCACATAATCCGCAAAGCCGGCAAAGCCGGATCCAAATAG
- the rpsH gene encoding 30S ribosomal protein S8, producing MYVNDPIADMLTRIRNANMVYHEAVDMPISKTKLSIAKILKGEGYIRNYKVINDPKKPYGILRVFLSYGPNRERVVQGLRRISKPGRRMYAGKDKLPKVMGGLGIAIISTSAGLKTDAEARNAGFGGEIVCYVW from the coding sequence ATGTACGTCAACGATCCCATAGCGGACATGCTCACTCGGATCAGAAACGCCAACATGGTCTACCATGAGGCGGTGGATATGCCTATAAGCAAGACAAAGCTCTCCATAGCCAAGATCCTTAAAGGTGAAGGATATATCCGCAATTACAAGGTCATAAACGACCCCAAAAAACCCTACGGGATACTGAGGGTATTCCTCAGCTACGGTCCTAACAGGGAGAGGGTAGTTCAGGGACTGCGCCGGATAAGCAAACCCGGTCGCAGAATGTACGCAGGCAAGGACAAGCTGCCTAAGGTCATGGGTGGCCTTGGCATCGCTATCATCTCCACCTCCGCCGGTCTTAAGACCGACGCAGAAGCCAGAAACGCCGGCTTTGGTGGGGAAATAGTCTGCTACGTCTGGTAA
- a CDS encoding type Z 30S ribosomal protein S14 — protein MARKAMEHKATLTPKFKVRKYNRCPLCGRVHGFMRKFDMCRCCFRKLAREGQIPGIVKSSW, from the coding sequence ATGGCCAGAAAAGCCATGGAGCACAAAGCTACCTTGACTCCTAAGTTCAAGGTACGTAAATACAACAGGTGCCCTCTCTGCGGCCGCGTTCACGGATTTATGCGGAAGTTCGACATGTGCCGCTGCTGCTTCCGCAAGCTGGCTCGGGAAGGTCAGATTCCCGGCATCGTCAAGTCCAGCTGGTAA
- the rplE gene encoding 50S ribosomal protein L5, with product MKPRMLEKYAGEAAPALQKEFGYGNPMEIPRLVKIVINIGVGEGKQDAKYVNASVSELSTISGQRPMIKRAKKSVAGFKLRENSPIGCSVTLRGSRMWEFLDRLVSVVLPRIKDFRGISAKSFDGRGNYNLGLKDQLIFPEINYDKIMVSKGMNISFVSTAKTDEEGIALLSKLGMPFAK from the coding sequence ATGAAACCTCGTATGCTCGAAAAATACGCAGGCGAAGCCGCTCCTGCGCTTCAGAAGGAGTTTGGCTACGGGAATCCTATGGAGATCCCTCGCCTTGTCAAGATAGTCATCAATATCGGAGTCGGAGAGGGCAAGCAGGACGCCAAGTACGTAAACGCATCGGTCTCGGAATTGTCTACCATATCGGGCCAGCGTCCCATGATCAAAAGGGCCAAAAAATCCGTCGCAGGATTTAAGCTGAGGGAGAACTCCCCTATCGGATGTTCCGTAACCCTCAGAGGCTCCAGGATGTGGGAGTTTCTGGACCGTCTTGTCAGCGTAGTTCTCCCTCGAATCAAGGACTTCAGGGGCATATCAGCCAAGTCCTTCGATGGCAGGGGCAACTACAACCTCGGTCTCAAGGATCAGCTTATATTCCCTGAGATCAACTACGACAAGATAATGGTATCCAAGGGGATGAACATCTCGTTTGTCTCCACCGCCAAGACCGACGAAGAGGGAATTGCCCTGCTTAGCAAACTGGGCATGCCCTTCGCCAAGTAG
- the rplX gene encoding 50S ribosomal protein L24 has product MSRMRLKKGDRVRVISGKDKGKEGKVLKILRDSEKNRDKVLVEGVNVASKHAKPSQKSPQGGIVKQENPIYASKVMLVCPTSGKPTRVGHAFLEDGRKVRVAKVSGEIVDQV; this is encoded by the coding sequence ATGAGCAGAATGCGACTTAAAAAAGGCGATCGCGTCCGTGTGATCTCCGGTAAAGACAAAGGCAAAGAGGGCAAAGTTCTCAAGATCCTCAGGGACTCGGAGAAGAACAGGGATAAGGTGCTGGTTGAAGGGGTAAACGTCGCCTCCAAACACGCTAAACCCTCCCAGAAAAGCCCCCAGGGCGGAATCGTGAAACAGGAAAATCCCATCTACGCCTCCAAGGTTATGCTGGTGTGTCCCACCAGCGGCAAGCCCACCAGGGTCGGCCACGCCTTCTTAGAGGACGGCCGTAAGGTGAGGGTCGCCAAGGTCAGCGGCGAAATAGTGGACCAGGTCTAG